Below is a genomic region from Thermithiobacillus tepidarius DSM 3134.
CCAGCTGCAGCGCACCGAGCCGGGGCAGACCGAGAATCCGACCCGCACCCTGCCGTCCCTGGGCCTGAGCGGCGGACTCTTCTTCGAGCGCCGGCTGGGCAGCGGCATGACCCAGACCCTGGAGCCCCATTTCCGCTACCTGTACATTCCCACCGAGGATCAGAGCGACATTCCGCTTTTCGACACGGACGTGCGCCAGCTGACCTATCCGGTGCTCTTCGAGGACAATCTCTTCGCCGGCTCCGATCGCATCAACGGCGCCAACCGCGTGACGCTGGGCCTGAGCAGCAGCCTGCTCTCCGCCGGCAACGGCCGCGAGCTGTTCCGGGCCTCCGTGGGGCAGATCCGCAGCTTCGACGATCGGCAGGTGGATCTCAGCGGCCGGGTGGTGGAGGGCCGGCGCCAGTCCGACTACTTCGCCCTCTTGCGCTGGCAGCCGCGCCAGGACGTGCGCCTCTTCACCGACGCTCAGCTCAATCCCGACGACCGGCGCCTGGAGCGCTTCAACCTGGGTGCCCAGTATCAGCCCGGCGTCGGCCGCGTGCTCAACCTGAGCTACCGCTATACCCGCGATTTCATCGACCAGGTGGCCGTGTCGGGGCAATGGCCGCTGGGCGGACGCTGGCAGGCCACCGGCAGCTACCGCTACAACCTGCGCGAAAGCAGCCCCTTGGAGCACCTGGTGGGGCTGGGCTATGATGGCGGCTGCTGGGCGACGCGGCTCATGGTCTACGAGCTGCTGCGCCTCGGCGGCGAGCGCAACAACGCCATCTATTTCCAGATTCTCTTGCGCGGGTTGACCAGCGTGGGCAATCAGCCCACCGCCACCCTGCGCCAGCTGATCCCCGGCGCCCAAATGGAGTATTGAAGCATGCCACTGCTGTCAAGAAATCGCCTGTTGCGGACCCTGTGCCTGTCTCTGGGACTCGGTGCCAGCCTGGCTGGCGCCGCTCAGGCGGCGGAACCCTTCGTGGACCGGAACACGCGCATCGCCCCCGCCGATGGGCCGGCACCGGCGGCCGCCGCGGCTGTCCCGGCCGCCGCGCCCACGCCGTCTGCCTCGGCCGCCAGCGCACGGCCCCTGGATCGCGTGGTCGCGGTGGTGAACAAGGACATCATCACCGACACCGAGCTGGAGGACCGGGTGGCCATCATCGCCGATCGCCTCAGGGCCCAGAACCCCGGCCAGCAGCTGCCCATGGACGTGTTGCGCCGGCAGGTGCTCGACCGCATGATCCTGGAGCGCATCCAGCTGCAGCTGGCCGAGCGCACCGGCATCCGCGTCGACGAGGGCGCCGTGGATCAGGCGGTGGAAAACATCGCCCGGCAGAACAACCTGAGCGTCGAGCAACTGCGCGGCGCCCTGGAGCAGCAGGGCAAGTCCTTCGCCCAGTTCCGCCAGGAGCTGAAGGATCAGATCATACTGTCGCGCCTGGCCCGTCGGGAAGTGGAGGGGCGGGTGACGGTCAGCGCCGACGAGGAGAACACCTTCGTCAAGCAGGCCGGCCAGCAGTGGGGCAACACCTACGACCTGCAGCACATCCTGGTGATCATCCCGGAAAATGCCAGCCCGGCCCAGGTGGCGGAAAAGCAGGCCCGGGCCGAGGCGATTCGCGCCCGGCTGCTGCAGGGCGCCGACTTCGACCAGACCGCCATCACCGAGAGCGACGGCCAGAACGCCCTGCAGGGCGGCCGCATGGGCGTCAAGCGCGCCGGCGAACTGCCGCCGGACTTCGTCAAAGCCCTCGATGCCATGCAGGTGGGGCAGATCAGTCCGGTGCTGCGCAGCAGCGGCGGCTTTCACATTTTCAAGCTGCTGGACAAGAAGGCCGGCCAGCCGACCGTGCCCGAGATCCACGCCCGGCACATCCTGATCCAGGCGCGCACGCCGGCGCAACTGGCGCAGGCGCAGCAGGAGATCGCCTCCATCGAGCGGCAGCTGCGCGCCGGCAAGGACTTCGCCACCCTGGCCCGGGAATACAGCCAGGACCCCGGCTCCGCCGCCAAGGGCGGCGATCTCGGCTGGGTCGCGCCAGGCCAGATGGTGCCCGAGTTCGAGAGCGCCCTTTTCGCCCTGAAGCCCGGCGAGATCAGCGGACCGGTGCGCAGCGCCTTCGGCCTGCACCTGATCCAGGCGCTGGAAGTGCGGGAGAAGGAGATCTCCGACAAGGACATCAAGCAGGCCGCCCGCAACCAGATCTTCAACCGCAAGAGCCAGGAGCGCATGGAGCAATGGCTGCGGGAGCTGCGCGAGGAGGCCTACGTCAAGATCATGGATCCCACGCTGCAGGGGCGCTGATCCCCGTGCGCCTGGACCTCTTCCTCAAGGCCACGCGCCTGATCAAGCGCCGGACCCTGGCCAAGGAGGTCTGCGATGCCGGTTGCGCGCAGCTGAACGGCCGGCCGGCCAAAGCAGGGGATGCGGTCAAGCCCGGCGACCGGCTCGTGCTGGATCTCGCCCAACGGCGCATCGAGGCGCGGGTGCTGGCCCTGCCGCCCAAGCAGCCGGGCAAGGGCGACATGGCCGAGTTCGTGGAGATCCTGCAGGTGGTGGACAAGCGTGGGGAATGAGGGAATGCACGTGGCGCGCTTGGCGCTGACCGTGGGCGAGCCGGCCGGCATCGGGCCGGACATCTGTCTGGAGCTGGCGCGCCGCCCGGTGCCCGCGGCGCTGGTGGCCATCGGCGACCTGGACTGCCTGCGGGTACGCGCCGCGCGCCTGGGCTGGCCCATGGTGCTGCGTCCCTGGGACGGCGAGACGCCGCTGGGCGCGCACCAGCCCGGCCAGCTATTCGTGCTGCACACCCCGCTGGCCGCGCCCTGCCGTCCCGGCCAGCTCAATCCGGCCAACAGTCCCGCGGTCCTGCAAACCCTGGACCGCGCCGTGCACCTGGCCCAGGCGGGGCTGGTGGACGCCATCGTCACCGCGCCGGTGCACAAGGGCGTCATCAACGACGCCGGCGTGTCCTTCACCGGCCACACCGAATACCTGGCCGAGCGCACCGGCGTGGAGCGCGTGGTGATGCTGCTGGCTGGCCGCGGCCTGCGGGTGGCGCTCGCCACCACCCATCTGCCCCTGTCCCGGGTGGCGGCGGCCCTGAACCGCGAGGACCTGCAGCAGACCCTGCGCATCCTGCATCGCGCCCTGCGCCAGGATTTCGGCATCCTCGATCCGCGCATCCTGGTGGCCGGCCTCAACCCCCATGCCGGCGAGGGCGGCCACCTGGGCCGCGAGGAGATCGAGGTCATCGAGCCCGCCTTGCAGGCGCTGCGGCGCGAAGGGCTGCGCCTCAAGGGCCCGCTGCCCGCGGACACGCTCTTCACCCCGCGCTTCCTGGAGGAAGCGGACGCGGTGCTGGCCATGTACCATGACCAGGGCCTGCCCGTGCTGAAGTACCATGCCTTCGGCGAGGCGGTGAACATCACCCTCGGCCTGCCCATCATCCGCACCAGCGTGGACCACGGCACCGCCCTGGAGTTGGCGGCCACCGGCCGGGCGGAGTCCAGCAGCCTGGCCGCCGCCGTGGAAACGGCCATCGAGATGGTGCGCAGCCGGCGCTTGCAAGGCCTGCTGCCGTGAACGGCCATCGTCCGCGCAAGCGCTTCGGCCAGCATTTCCTCACCAGCCGGACGGTCATTCAGGCCCTGGTCGAAGCCATCGCCCCGCGTGCCGACGATCCCATGGTCGAGATCGGCCCGGGCCTCGGCGCCCTGACCCGCGCCCTGCTGCCGCATTTGCGCGCGCTGCACGTGGTCGAGCTGGACCGCGATCTGATCTCCGGCCTGGAGACCCTGGCCGCCCAGGGGCCGGCGCAATTGCTCATCCATCAGGGCGACGCCCTGCGCTTCGATTTTGCCGACCTGGCACGGCAATTGGGGCGCCCCCTGCGCGTGGTCGGCAACCTGCCCTACAACATCTCCACGCCGCTGATCTTCCATCTGCTGGAGGCCGGGCCGCAGATCGCGGACATGCACTTCATGCTGCAAAAAGAAGTGGTGGACCGCCTGGCGGCCGCGCCCGGCGGCAAGGACTACGGCCGCCTGTCGGTCATGGTGCAGGCCTACTGCCAAGTCGCCCCGCTGTTTCACGTCCCGCCCGGCGCCTTCAACCCGCCGCCCAAGGTGGACTCCGCGGTCGTCCGCCTGCTGCCCTTGACCCAGCCCCTCGTGCCGCCCGAGCGGCGTGCCGGCTTCGCCCGCCTGGTGGCGGCGGCCTTCGCCCAGCGCCGCAAGACCCTGGCCAACACCCTGAAAGGGCTGCTCGATCCCGAGGCCATCCGTGCCTGCGGCGTGGACCCGGGCGCGCGGGCCGAGACGCTGGCTGTCGCCGACTTCGTGCGCCTGGCCGCGGCGCTGCACAACCGGGGCGCGTGACGTCGCTGCGCCGCAAATGTGCGATAATGGACGCATCCAGGCGGCCTTGGCCCGCCACAAGCGCACGCGTTGGCGCTGA
It encodes:
- a CDS encoding peptidylprolyl isomerase; the encoded protein is MPLLSRNRLLRTLCLSLGLGASLAGAAQAAEPFVDRNTRIAPADGPAPAAAAAVPAAAPTPSASAASARPLDRVVAVVNKDIITDTELEDRVAIIADRLRAQNPGQQLPMDVLRRQVLDRMILERIQLQLAERTGIRVDEGAVDQAVENIARQNNLSVEQLRGALEQQGKSFAQFRQELKDQIILSRLARREVEGRVTVSADEENTFVKQAGQQWGNTYDLQHILVIIPENASPAQVAEKQARAEAIRARLLQGADFDQTAITESDGQNALQGGRMGVKRAGELPPDFVKALDAMQVGQISPVLRSSGGFHIFKLLDKKAGQPTVPEIHARHILIQARTPAQLAQAQQEIASIERQLRAGKDFATLAREYSQDPGSAAKGGDLGWVAPGQMVPEFESALFALKPGEISGPVRSAFGLHLIQALEVREKEISDKDIKQAARNQIFNRKSQERMEQWLRELREEAYVKIMDPTLQGR
- a CDS encoding RNA-binding S4 domain-containing protein, whose protein sequence is MRLDLFLKATRLIKRRTLAKEVCDAGCAQLNGRPAKAGDAVKPGDRLVLDLAQRRIEARVLALPPKQPGKGDMAEFVEILQVVDKRGE
- the pdxA gene encoding 4-hydroxythreonine-4-phosphate dehydrogenase PdxA translates to MHVARLALTVGEPAGIGPDICLELARRPVPAALVAIGDLDCLRVRAARLGWPMVLRPWDGETPLGAHQPGQLFVLHTPLAAPCRPGQLNPANSPAVLQTLDRAVHLAQAGLVDAIVTAPVHKGVINDAGVSFTGHTEYLAERTGVERVVMLLAGRGLRVALATTHLPLSRVAAALNREDLQQTLRILHRALRQDFGILDPRILVAGLNPHAGEGGHLGREEIEVIEPALQALRREGLRLKGPLPADTLFTPRFLEEADAVLAMYHDQGLPVLKYHAFGEAVNITLGLPIIRTSVDHGTALELAATGRAESSSLAAAVETAIEMVRSRRLQGLLP
- the rsmA gene encoding 16S rRNA (adenine(1518)-N(6)/adenine(1519)-N(6))-dimethyltransferase RsmA, translated to MNGHRPRKRFGQHFLTSRTVIQALVEAIAPRADDPMVEIGPGLGALTRALLPHLRALHVVELDRDLISGLETLAAQGPAQLLIHQGDALRFDFADLARQLGRPLRVVGNLPYNISTPLIFHLLEAGPQIADMHFMLQKEVVDRLAAAPGGKDYGRLSVMVQAYCQVAPLFHVPPGAFNPPPKVDSAVVRLLPLTQPLVPPERRAGFARLVAAAFAQRRKTLANTLKGLLDPEAIRACGVDPGARAETLAVADFVRLAAALHNRGA